GTCGGGAAAGAGCGGTCGATATCTGCGGGATCGTAGGCCGAGGATGGGGTGACGACGATGCGATCGCGGTGCTCGGGGAGCGCCTGCAAGGCGAGCGGCAACGGGAATTGCGGCTGGGTGACCGACCAGCGCTTGACCGGTTCGGGCGCGGTGCGTTCGGCCGGGTAGATGAGGGTACCGCCCGGCTCGATGGTTTCGCTTTCGGCGGCGAGGGCCATGTGGATGGCTTCGTACCAGGTATCTGCGGTCGAGCCGGTCTTGGTGAGCGTACCGGTGACGTAGAGCTCGTCTTCGGCGCGGGTCATGGCGACGTAGAGCTTGCGCCAGTACTCGGCCTTCAGATTAGCCTCGTCGGCGGCGCGCAGAGCCAGGGTTTGCGGCACGTGCTGGCTGCGTGAGGAGCCATGGACGAGGAGCGGCCCGGGGAGATCTGGCACGACATAGACGGGCTTGGCTGTCTGGCTGGGCTCGGGACGCGTTGCGGCATCGGCGAGGATCACTATGGGCGCTTCGAGACCCTTGGCGCCGTGGACGGTCATCACCCGCACGCCACCCCCGCTCTCGGCCAGTTCGCGCTTGATCGAGACGTCGCTCATGCGCAGGGCGGCGAGAAGCCCCTGCAGGGAGGGTTGGCCCGATTGCTCGTGGGCAAGGGCCAGTTCGAGGAATTCGGCGAAGACGTCGTCTACCTCGCCGCCGAACCGGGCGTGGAAGCGCCGCAAGCCGCCCTCGGCATAGAGGATGCGCGAATAGAATTCGAAGGGCCGGTCGAAATCCGCGCGGCCGCGCCAGCGATGGAGCCGGCCGAAGGCGTCTCTCGCCTGCGGGAGGCCCGATGCCTCCAGTGCGGACCAGAGACTGCCGGGGCGGTCGTGCGCGAGGGCGAAAAGATCGTCTTCAGAAATCTCGAAGAGCGGAGAGCGGAGGAGCGCTGCCAGTTGCAGGTCGTCGGCCGGGTTGAGAACGACATCGCCGAGGGCCAGCAGATCGAGCACCGCCAGGTGCGTCGTCACGGCCAGCCGATCGGCGCCTGGGGTCGGCAGACCGCGCTGTACGAGCGCGCGGATGAGTTCGCGGAAGAGCGAGTTGCGCGACTGGACGAGGATGAGCACGTCGTCGGGCGTTACCGCCTTGCCGCGAGGCCCGAGCGGGCGGCCGGTATCGACCCAGCTGCGGATTTCGCGCGCAATGCGCTCGGCGACCTGGCGCGGCGCACCCTGCTCCACCTTGGGCGCTTCGAGCGGCCAGTTGTCAGGATCGACGCTATCGCCGATCTGCTTGACCGGCTCCCACAGCACCACCTTGCCGCCGCCCTCGGGGCGTGCGGTGTCGTGGTGAACCGGCCGATCCTCGGGAGCGAGCACGGCGGCGCGGATATCGGGGCGGGCAAAGACCTTGTCGACCGCCAGCAGGATTTCGCGCAGCGTACGGAAGCTCGTCTGCAGGTCCACCGGCTCGAAGGGGCGCTGCGCCTCCATGGCGCGGCGGCGATATTCGCGCCCGGTCTCGCCGAAAAGGGCCGGATTGGCGCCCTGGAAGGAATAGATCGACTGCTTCTCGTCGCCGACCGCGAACAGCGTACGGGACCGTTCGATGGCGCCGTCGCCGCTGAAGAATTCGTCGGCAATGGCGCGGATCACCTCCCATTGCTCGCCGTTCGTATCCTGGCTCTCGTCGACCAGGATGTGGGTGATACCCGCATCGAGCTTGTACTTGACCCAATCCGCCTGCGCGCGGTCGCGGAAGAGCGCGCCGAGCTTCTGCACCAGATCGTCGAAATCGAGCAGGGAACGCGAGCGCTTGTCGGCCTCGTAACGGTCGGCAATGGCGCCAAGCACATCCAGCAGGGCCTCGGATCGTTCGATGAGCAGGGCATGGGTCAGCCGCGCATTGAGTGCGGCGATACGTTCGGCCTCGGCCAGCATGCGGTTGGCGAGATCGGGCGCAGAATCCTTGAGCTTCTTCTTGGGAAAGCTCTTGGGCACCGTGCCGTCCTTGGTGAGGTAGAGACGGACGAGGTGATGCGCCGAGGGCGTGTGCGGGGCCATCCGCGCCAGTTGGTCCTCGAACTTGTCCCCATCGCCGGGCGGCGTCACCGAGAGGATGCGCGCGATATCGGCCGGGCCGATAAGCCGGCCCGCGACGATTTCCTTCAGCACCGCTTCGCTGCCGAGACCATCAAAGCCGGTGAGACGGCGTAGTCTCGTCTTGGCACCGGCGCGATCCGCAAGAACCGGGCGAAGCTTGCGGCCATCAGCCAGGGCAACGTCGATGGCTTCGCCGATGGCAAAATCGCTCATGAGGTCGAAGAGCGTCGCCACGGCGCCGGCCACTTCGGGATGGCCCTTGAGGCCATTGGAGAGAACCGTCTCACGCGCCGCTAGTACCATGCGGAGCCGCTCTTCGTCCTCGACGACGGTGAAGTCGAAGGGGACGCCCGCTTCGAGCGGGAACCGGTGGAGCACACTTTCGCAAAAAGCGTGGATGGTCACGATCTTGAGCCCGCCAGGCGTTTCAAGCGCGTGAGCGAAGAGCGTACGGGCGCGCTGCATCCTGGCCGGTGCTGGCGGGGCGGTTTCGAGGTCGGCCAGCTCGGCGCGAAGCTTGCTCTCCTCCATCACGGCCCATTCGGCGAGCTTGTCGGAAACGCGTCGCCGCATCTCCGCTGCGGCGGCCTTGGTGTAGGTGAGGCAGAGGATGGATTCGGGCGTGACGCCCGAAAGCAGCAGCCGCAGCACGCGCTGGGTCAGCACATAGGTCTTGCCCGAGCCGGCGTTTGCCGCCACCCAGATGGAAGCGGAGGGATCGGCGGCCTTGCGCTGGCGCTCGCGGGTGAGGGCCGAAACTTCGATCTTCCGGCTCATTCCTCATCCCCTTCGAGCAGCGTCCATTCCTCGTTACGGGCGAGATGGTCGTAGGTGCCGCGGTAGCGCAGCGTGACATCGGGGCGGATGCGCGCCGCCATGGGCAGGGTGTCCCTGAGCAGGAATTCGGTCACGTGCCGTTGCATGCGACGGCTGACCTCATCGGCCGCGCCCATGAGCGAAAAGCCTTCGCCCGGCTTGAACTCGGTCGGGCGGAAGGCATCGGGACCGAGCGCGATCTTCACATAGGTCAGGGCGCTCGCAGCTACGGGCGGCAGGCCCTCGAAGGCGCCGGCGCCGGCCATTGCCGCTTCGAGCAGCAATTGCGGCGCATCGAAATTCTTCATGTCGCCGACGGCAGGAATCGAGCCGGTCTTGAAGTCGATGATTTCAAGCTCGCCGTTGTTCAGCATATCGAGCCGATCGGCGATGCCCACGAGGCGGAAATCATCGAGCTGCGGGAAAACCCATTCGCCCTTGATCTCTGCATTGCGCTTGCGGACATGGATCGACCGGTCGCGCTCGAACTCAAGGAAGGCCGCGGCCGCGTGCTCGAAGCGGCGCAGCCAAATGTCGCGGCGCTCGGCGATGGCATCGAGCCCGGCAAAGGCCTCGCGCGCCATGGCATTGAGCTTGCCCAGCGCCTCGGGTCCGTCGAAGTCGTGGCCCTCGATGACGAAGCGGGCGAAGACCTCGTGGATCATCGAGCCGCGTTCGCGCGCGCCCGGCTCCTCGCCCAGGGGATCGAGCCGGCGCAGCCGCAGCACGTGCTTGGCATAGAGATCGTAGGGTGAGCGGAAGAGGGTTTCGATCTCGGTGACCGATAGCCGGCGCGGCCGCAGATGCGCGGGCGGCCTGGGCATGGGCCGATCGGCGCCGCGCGCGCCCACCACCGCATCGAGCGAACGGGCGGCTTCGAGCCAGACGTCGCCACGCGCCCTCAAAACGGACGTTTGCTTGCCGACGAAGGCTTCCAGCCGCTGGAGCAGGCGTGAAGGAAGAGCCGGGCTGGTGCCGATGCGGTCGGCATAGGCGACGATCACATCGCGATTGCCCAGCGCCATCTCGAAATCGTGGGACGCCAGACCCTGCTTGCGCTCGGGCGGCTCGAGCCCTGCCGCCATCCGCATGCCGCGGCTGAGCCAGGGGCCGGGATCGGCCGGCTCCGGCCAGATATCCTCGTTGACGCCCGCCAGGATCAGCAGGTCCGGGCTTTGCAGGCGCGCTTCGAGCTGACCCCAGATCGAAATGTCGTCGCGGCGCGGCTGGCTGTTGCGGACCTCAAAGCCGGCCATGAGCTTGTAGAGCACCTGTTCGAGCCCGGTCGCGGGCAGCAGAGGGCCCTCGCCTTCCCGGCCCGCGAGCTCGTTTGCCCAGGCTTCGAGTTCGGAGCGGCCAGGAACAGTGTCGCCGGTCGCGATCCGGGCGAAAGCTTCGGCGAGCGTGCGAGCGAAGGTCGCCGAGGAGAAACGGTCGCCGGCGAGGAGCGTGCAGAGCGGATCGAGCGCCTGCTGCAGGGCGTCGAACAGGGGGGCGAGCTTTTCCGCGCCCTCGCGCTCGGCAGCCAGCCGTCGGACGCCGGCCAGGCCCGGAGCAGGTCGCTGACCGCGCAGCAGGCGGGTTTCGAGATAGTCGGCAAGCCGAGCCACTTCGGCGCGCTCCATGCCGAGCACGACGGAGCGATTGCGTAGCAGAGCCACGAGGTCGACCGGGGCGAAGGCATTGCCCGCAAGGCTCAGGATCTGGCGCACCAGGCGTCCTGCGGGTGCGTGGAAGAGCGGGGAGCCGGCGGCGTCGTCCACTTCGAGATCGAAGCGGAGCAATTCGGCGGCGATGCGGCGCGCAAGGTTGCGGTCGGGCGAGACGATGCCGATGGTCTTGCCGTGCATCAGACCGTCGCGGGCTGCGAGCGCAATGGCACGCGCCTCCTCGTCGGCCGTGCGGGCGCCGAGGATGGTGATGCCGTCGGTTGCCTCGGCGAGCTGCGGGGCCAGTGCCGCGCGCGCCTGCGCCCAACGCGCGGTGCCCTCGGGTAGCGCGAGCGCCTGGCGGATCACGGCGACGCGTGGGCCGGGCGCCCCCAGTTCCACGACGGCATCAGGTGGCACACCAAGGCGGCGCAGCAATTGCGCGAGACCATATTGGGGATGGCCGTGCGGCGATTCCTCGGGCTTGAGGAGCCGCGGGTAGTCTAGGTCAGGGTCAAGACCGGGGAGGACCAGCGCGCCACGCGGAAGACGGCTGAGTGCGCCGAGGAGATTTGCAGTCGCGGGGATGGAGCCGGTGGAGCCGGCGGCGATCACCGGGCGATCCCCGAAGACGAGGGGGGCTGTTTCCGCCTGCCGCCTGAGACGCTCGTTGCGCAGGGCGCTGCCATCGGCCTTACCGCGCTCGGCGAGGATTGCCGGCCAGGCGACGAGCGCCAGGTTGAGGAATTCGAGGACGTTCTGCCAATTGGCCGCAAGGTTTTCCGGCGCGATTGCCGCGAGTGCAGCGGCTGAGACCTGTTCGGTGTTGAGGTCGTCCACGACCTGGGCGAGGCTATCGGCCAGCGCCAGCACCTCGGCGGCGCTCGGTGGCGTCGAGAGTGCCTGCGCGCCGGCAGACGTCCTTGCCCAGCCATCGATGAGCCTAGCGAGCACCAGCCGCCGCTCAAGCCGGGAAACGCCCGGCAGCAGAGGCTCGGCCTCGATGGGCGGCAGGAAGGGTTCTTCGTCAGGCGCTTCGCCGCCAAAGGTGCGGATATCGGGCATGAGCACGTGCCCGCGCTCGGAGAATGCCCGCGCCAAAGCCAGTTGCGCCCTGCGCGTGGGCAGAACCACGGTGATGTCGGAGAGCCAGAACGGGTTTTCGTCGCCACGAGGCCAGTCGCCCAGCAGCGTGCCGTCGAGGATGCGATCAGCCAGCGTGGGGAGGAACGGCGCGTCGGGCGCTATGGAATAGACTTTCGGGCGGCTCATGCCGTTCCCAGCAAATGATCGGCTTCGTGGAGCGCCGCCGGGTCGCCGACGTGATACCAGGGAGAATCCAGGACAATTCCGTAGAGGCGGTTGTGCTCAAGCGCCCTGTCGAAGAGCATGGTTAGGGAGAACGGACCTTCGGGGGTGATCTCGAACGCCTTGCGGGCGATGACCGCCACGCCGCCATAGATGACGGGCTGGCCGCGATCGAGCGTTACATGCGCGTCGGGCGCGAGGCAGAAATCGTGGCTGCGGTGGAAGCCGTGCGCACGATGCGGCTGGATGCAGAGCAGCACCATATCGGGGCGCTTTTCGGCGAAGAGATCGAGCATGCGGCCGATGGGCGCGTCGGCGCCTTGCGGCCAGAAGGCATCGGTGTTCATCACCAGGATGGGATCGCTTTCCAGCAATCCCAAAGCGAGCTTCACCCCGCCGCCGGTATTGAGCAGTTCCGGCTCGACCGAAACGGCGATGCCCCGCTCACGGGCGGCTTCCTGCATCTGCGCGGAAAGGTGGTGAGCGTTGAGCACGAACCGGTCGAGATCCTCATCGCGCGCATTGGCGAGGACGCGATCGAGCAGCGCCGTTCCGGCGACCTTGAGCAACGGCTTGGGCGTAGTCTCGGTGAGCGGCAGCATGCGCTTGCCGTAGCCGGCGGCAAGCAGCATCACGTCGGGCTTGAGTCGGGTCATGAGGCGATTTGATAGCGGCGGCGGCGGGAAGTCCAGCGGGTCGGCGTCAGCCGAACGAAAAGGGTCGGCCGTCGCGAAAAACGATCTCCGCCTGCCGTCCCTGTCCGCCTTGCGGCACCGACAACGTCACCCGCAAACCGGCCTCGGCTTCGAGGTCCGGAGCCCGTTCGGCCCATTCCACGAGGACGATGGCCCTGGGGTTATCAAAGAGGCCGAGTTCACCCACCTCGCTGGCATCGGCCAGGCGATAGAGATCGGCGTGCAGCACCGAAATGCCTTGTCCTTCATATGGCTGTACCAGTGCGAAGCTGGGGGACGGCACATCCATGCGCTCGTCGCCCATCAGCGTACGGATGATGGCGCGGGCAAGAGCCGTCTTGCCGGCGCCGAGATCGCCTTCGAGCACGACGAGCTCGCCCGGACGCAGGGCGTCTGCAAGCGCGGCGCCTAGTCTCGCGGTCGCGGCATCGTCAGCGAGGAAGGGCATGGGTTACTCGGCCGCGCCGGCCAGCGGCACGGCACGCGGCAGGTTGACCACGACGCGATTGCCGCGCGGTTCGCGCTTTTCCATCGAAATGGTACCGCCATGGAGACTGACAAAGGTCCGCACGATGGCAAGGCCCAGTCCCGCGCCGCGCTGCCGGCCAGAAGTCTGGACCGGATCGAGCATGGCGGCCCTGGTCTCGTCGGTCATCGGCGCACCGTCGTCCTCGACGATGAACAGCACACGCTCGCCACGCTCCTCGACGGAAAGGCGGATTTCTCCGCCCGGCTCGGAGAAGCGGGCCGCGTTCGACAGCAGGTTATAGAGCACCTGGACCAGGCGCGTGGAATCGGCCTGGATCGGCGCAATGCCGGTGGGCACGTCGACCACGATATCGAGCGGGCGCTCGCCGCCGATATCGGGGAAAGTTGCTGCGAGGCCCGCGCGCGCTTTTTCGACCACCGCGGGGATATCCACCGCCGCCGGGCGCAGCTCGGCAATGCCGGCATCGACCGTGGCGAGGTCGAGGATGTTGTCGATGAGAACGCCCAGCGTCACGCTCGAAGCGCGGATGTAGTCGGTATAGGCGCGCTGCTTGTCATTGAGCGGCCCCATGTCCTCGGACGAGAGCAGGTCGGCAAAGCCGATAATGTTGGTGAGCGGGGAGCGCAGCTCGTAGGAGACGTTCTGGACGAACGCATCCTTGAGCCGGTCGGCCGTTACCAGCGCGTCGTTGCGCTCCTTGAGCACGCGGCTGTAGTTGGCACTGTCGGTGACGTCCATGAAGGTCATCATGGTCTGGCCGTCCGGCAGGCGCGTTACCGCGTAGTCGACCAGGCACCCGTCGGCACGGGCAATGCGCCCGGTGGTATCTGCCCGCATCGGGTTGAGATCGATGATGCGGCGCTTGAGATCGCGCCAGATGACCGCCCCATCTTCCGGCATCACTTCGCCGCAGGCTTCGGCGATCTGGTCGATATGCGGGTTGGCGCCCAACTGGTTCATCGGCAGCTTCCAGAGCTTGGAAAGCTGTGG
The sequence above is a segment of the Paradevosia shaoguanensis genome. Coding sequences within it:
- the addA gene encoding double-strand break repair helicase AddA is translated as MSRKIEVSALTRERQRKAADPSASIWVAANAGSGKTYVLTQRVLRLLLSGVTPESILCLTYTKAAAAEMRRRVSDKLAEWAVMEESKLRAELADLETAPPAPARMQRARTLFAHALETPGGLKIVTIHAFCESVLHRFPLEAGVPFDFTVVEDEERLRMVLAARETVLSNGLKGHPEVAGAVATLFDLMSDFAIGEAIDVALADGRKLRPVLADRAGAKTRLRRLTGFDGLGSEAVLKEIVAGRLIGPADIARILSVTPPGDGDKFEDQLARMAPHTPSAHHLVRLYLTKDGTVPKSFPKKKLKDSAPDLANRMLAEAERIAALNARLTHALLIERSEALLDVLGAIADRYEADKRSRSLLDFDDLVQKLGALFRDRAQADWVKYKLDAGITHILVDESQDTNGEQWEVIRAIADEFFSGDGAIERSRTLFAVGDEKQSIYSFQGANPALFGETGREYRRRAMEAQRPFEPVDLQTSFRTLREILLAVDKVFARPDIRAAVLAPEDRPVHHDTARPEGGGKVVLWEPVKQIGDSVDPDNWPLEAPKVEQGAPRQVAERIAREIRSWVDTGRPLGPRGKAVTPDDVLILVQSRNSLFRELIRALVQRGLPTPGADRLAVTTHLAVLDLLALGDVVLNPADDLQLAALLRSPLFEISEDDLFALAHDRPGSLWSALEASGLPQARDAFGRLHRWRGRADFDRPFEFYSRILYAEGGLRRFHARFGGEVDDVFAEFLELALAHEQSGQPSLQGLLAALRMSDVSIKRELAESGGGVRVMTVHGAKGLEAPIVILADAATRPEPSQTAKPVYVVPDLPGPLLVHGSSRSQHVPQTLALRAADEANLKAEYWRKLYVAMTRAEDELYVTGTLTKTGSTADTWYEAIHMALAAESETIEPGGTLIYPAERTAPEPVKRWSVTQPQFPLPLALQALPEHRDRIVVTPSSAYDPADIDRSFPTALEAVVDAETARKSGIALHAMLQHLGKVAPEHWEKVLEKALPSLLPESPELHAELAGRARRILSRPELSHLFGPGSRAEVPFLVKARRNTTPIWLAGRMDRIVVTAGKVLVVDYKSDARPPADPQSVHSGYLTQLGLYALVADQLFPGHTVEAAILWTGLESLMILPRPLLAKPVSAFTLER
- the addB gene encoding double-strand break repair protein AddB, yielding MSRPKVYSIAPDAPFLPTLADRILDGTLLGDWPRGDENPFWLSDITVVLPTRRAQLALARAFSERGHVLMPDIRTFGGEAPDEEPFLPPIEAEPLLPGVSRLERRLVLARLIDGWARTSAGAQALSTPPSAAEVLALADSLAQVVDDLNTEQVSAAALAAIAPENLAANWQNVLEFLNLALVAWPAILAERGKADGSALRNERLRRQAETAPLVFGDRPVIAAGSTGSIPATANLLGALSRLPRGALVLPGLDPDLDYPRLLKPEESPHGHPQYGLAQLLRRLGVPPDAVVELGAPGPRVAVIRQALALPEGTARWAQARAALAPQLAEATDGITILGARTADEEARAIALAARDGLMHGKTIGIVSPDRNLARRIAAELLRFDLEVDDAAGSPLFHAPAGRLVRQILSLAGNAFAPVDLVALLRNRSVVLGMERAEVARLADYLETRLLRGQRPAPGLAGVRRLAAEREGAEKLAPLFDALQQALDPLCTLLAGDRFSSATFARTLAEAFARIATGDTVPGRSELEAWANELAGREGEGPLLPATGLEQVLYKLMAGFEVRNSQPRRDDISIWGQLEARLQSPDLLILAGVNEDIWPEPADPGPWLSRGMRMAAGLEPPERKQGLASHDFEMALGNRDVIVAYADRIGTSPALPSRLLQRLEAFVGKQTSVLRARGDVWLEAARSLDAVVGARGADRPMPRPPAHLRPRRLSVTEIETLFRSPYDLYAKHVLRLRRLDPLGEEPGARERGSMIHEVFARFVIEGHDFDGPEALGKLNAMAREAFAGLDAIAERRDIWLRRFEHAAAAFLEFERDRSIHVRKRNAEIKGEWVFPQLDDFRLVGIADRLDMLNNGELEIIDFKTGSIPAVGDMKNFDAPQLLLEAAMAGAGAFEGLPPVAASALTYVKIALGPDAFRPTEFKPGEGFSLMGAADEVSRRMQRHVTEFLLRDTLPMAARIRPDVTLRYRGTYDHLARNEEWTLLEGDEE
- a CDS encoding nucleotidyltransferase family protein yields the protein MTRLKPDVMLLAAGYGKRMLPLTETTPKPLLKVAGTALLDRVLANARDEDLDRFVLNAHHLSAQMQEAARERGIAVSVEPELLNTGGGVKLALGLLESDPILVMNTDAFWPQGADAPIGRMLDLFAEKRPDMVLLCIQPHRAHGFHRSHDFCLAPDAHVTLDRGQPVIYGGVAVIARKAFEITPEGPFSLTMLFDRALEHNRLYGIVLDSPWYHVGDPAALHEADHLLGTA
- the tsaE gene encoding tRNA (adenosine(37)-N6)-threonylcarbamoyltransferase complex ATPase subunit type 1 TsaE, whose translation is MPFLADDAATARLGAALADALRPGELVVLEGDLGAGKTALARAIIRTLMGDERMDVPSPSFALVQPYEGQGISVLHADLYRLADASEVGELGLFDNPRAIVLVEWAERAPDLEAEAGLRVTLSVPQGGQGRQAEIVFRDGRPFSFG